The window ACTTAATTAACGCACTGCAGGATGGTGTTATTGGTGGCGCCGGGCTTGATGTGATTACGGGAGAGATAAACGGAGAAATTAGCGAAAGCCCAATAGTGCAGTATGCGAAGGAACATAATAATGTCATTATCACACCTCACATTGGTGGAGCGACCTTTGACGAAATGAGGGTGGTAGAAGAGTTTATTACAAAAAAAATTATCAAAATCCAAGAAGCAGCGAGGTTGGTAAAGATTTAA is drawn from Patescibacteria group bacterium and contains these coding sequences:
- a CDS encoding NAD(P)-dependent oxidoreductase, whose translation is LINALQDGVIGGAGLDVITGEINGEISESPIVQYAKEHNNVIITPHIGGATFDEMRVVEEFITKKIIKIQEAARLVKI